From the genome of Chelonoidis abingdonii isolate Lonesome George chromosome 13, CheloAbing_2.0, whole genome shotgun sequence:
CATCTGCACAACGCAGAGCTCAGCAAAACGCTGGGCAAGCTCTGGAGGTGAGTGAAGGGGTGTGGGGAGGACTTGGGTGAAGGGCCCCTGGCTTGCAAAGCAGGGAGAAGTTCGGCCCGGGCAGGAGAGCGCGTGATTTCGGTTCTGGGAAGCtagctagctgctgctgctggcaaactCGTGTGCATGGGGAAATGCAGCTAAGCTGGCGCTGGGGCAAAAACTGGGGCAGGCGGTTACTTGGGCTTGGCCTCCTCGACTTTCAGGTGGCTTTTCTGCCCTGCATGGCTAAGGAGGGAGGCTCTGGTCCGAGAGGGGATTGTGGAAAGCTGAGAAGAGCCCTTTGATCCCCTGGCAGGGGTTGGGAAGTGACTGGTGCTAACGAGAAGGGCGGTttggaatatgtgtgtgtgtgtagaaaacTGGGCTTCATTTACATGGCATCAGATGTGCACAAACGAATAAATGATTGCGCGGGGAGACAGAAAGTTGGGAAAGTTTCTAGTGGTGGGTGGTTCTGGATAATGGAAAGCTACTGGTGGGTGGTTCTGGAGAATGGTGCATGGCCTGATTTCTTCAGCATTGgaagtgaagagaggaaggaaggaaggggaaggagaaagaaagtgAGTCAGCTGGCCGGGGCTTAGTCTGGGACTGCAGgagacaacaaaacaaaacaaaaaagttaaatttgCAGCAGAAAGGGAAAGTTCTGAGTGAATCTGGACCTCCAGAGGCGGTGCCCGGAGCCATCCAGGGTGTTAGTCATCTACACTTTTTATTGAATCAGTGTGTGCACACACTCTTCTTCCAGGGGGAAATGGCTCTAACCagccctagagagagagaagaaagtcaCTGCCCTAGTTTTGTTGTGTCTTGTTTGGCCACCAAAACAATCTGCCAGTTTCATGGGGGATGGAAAGAGGGGGGAGAGGGCAGCACTGGGCAGCAAGAGAGTGTGAAGCAATGGCAAGAGGCAGGCCACAGAGGAAGGGGAACTGCAATTCAGAGAGATGCCATActggagcaggggagctgtgCTAGTCATGCAGGATGGAGTGTGCAGAAGGAAGGCTGGGGAGGGCGGAGATTATTGGGGGGGAGTGCAGCAATCTGCACCACACTTGGCCGTAGTAGTGTGAGCTGACATTTGTAGCACCCTAGGTTTGCATGGCTCTTTATGGCAGGTCGAGGCAGGGGGGCCCCTTGGGGCCTGCCCTCTAAGCAGTGCCCCATGCTGTAAGCTGCCCTTGCTGTTGCAGAGGCAACTAACTCCCCCGTTCCCCTGTGTCTTGCCCAGGTTGCTAAATGAGAGCGAGAAGCGCCCTTTCGTGGAGGAGGCCGAGAGGCTGCGGGTGCAGCACAAGAAGGACCATCCCGACTACAAGTACCAGCCCCGGAGGAGAAAGTCAGTGAAGAACGGGCAGTCGGAGCAGGAGGAGGGCTCCGAGCAAACACACATCTCCCCCAATGCCATTTTCAAGGCCCTGCAGGCAGATTCTCCTCAGTCTTCTTCCAGCATGAGCGAGGTTCACTCTCCTGGGGAGCACTCTGGTAAATATGCAACCGTACACAGtgagacagacacacaggcaCACACTCCTGGGCCCAACACGCTGGACTAGGCAGCTAGGGAAACACACAGCGGCCTGTATGTTATGGAGATGCTCGCTGTGATTCCACAGCTCAGGCTGTGTTCTGAACCAGGCTCCAAATGCAATCTGCATAGAGACAGAGTGACAGACAAACAGCAGATACGGCTTGCGAGAGCTGGATCCAGCGTCCCATCCACTCACACAAACACGCTTACTAGGCTTCAGACTTTTTCACCAACTTTTCTCGTTGCAACAGAGTTTCAATTGATGGTTTCCCATTTTTGGCTTTTTAATtcggaaattaaattaaaaatcactttgAGCCTCAGGGCATCTCAAAAGCCCCATCTTTTATCTGGTGCTACATATTTACACAGATACATATCACATTCTTGTTACAAACCTGGAAACGTGTGTGTTACCCTTCGCAACTGACTTCAGGGGCAAAGCAGTGATACCTGCCAGGGCCCCAAAGATCTTGAGTTAACCATTAACTGAGTTATCACCATTATACAACGCCTCCTGCTTATAAAAAACAGCTCGCTTTTGATTTCAGGGCCTTATTGCGCTCTCTGTGTGCCATATCAACTAAGGAGACAGAGAGCTCACTTAATTTAACTGCAAGGGAAGCAGTAAACTCATGACTGCATGTGCTATTTCTTTTCGTCTCCAGGGCAGTCCCAGGGGCCCCCGACCCCTCCTACTACACCCAAAACAGATGTTCAGCCTGGGAAGCAAGACCTGAAGCGAGAAGGGCGCCCTTTGCAGGAAGGAGGAAGACAGCCGCCCCACATTGACTTCCGGGATGTGGACATTGGGGAACTCAGCAGCGATGTCATCTCCAACATAGAGACCTTTGATGTCAATGAGTTTGACCAGTACCTCCCACCCAACGGTCACCCTGGAGTCCCAGCCACTCATGGGCAACCCGGCCAAGTCACCTATAGCGGCAGCTATGGAATCAGTAGCACATCAGCCACTCAAGCTGGAGCCGGGCATGTTTGGATGTCCAAGCAACAGCCGCAGCCACAGCAGCCGCCGccgccccaggcccagccccagccgcAGCACACAATGACCACCCTGAGCAGCGAACAGGGCCAGTCCCAGCAGAGGACACACATCAAGACGGAGCAGCTCAGCCCCAGCCATTAcagcgagcagcagcagcactccccTCAGCAGCTCAATTATAGCTCCTTCAACCTCCAGCACTACAGCTCCTCCTACCCGACCATCACCCGCTCGCAGTACGACTACACAGACCACCAGAGTTCCAACTCCTACTACAGCCATGCGGCCAGCCAGAGCACCAGCCTCTATTCCACCTTCACGTACATGAACCCCACTCAAAGGCCTATGTACACACCCATTGCAGACACTACCGGAGTCCCTTCCATTCCCCAGACCCACAGCCCACAGCACTGGGAACAGCCTGTCTACACACAGCTTACCAGGCCATAAGggtgacaacaacaacaacaagagagaaaaaagaactgtctccaactttttttttttttcaagacacTGACGCTAAAGATGATGAAAAAAGAGAATACATCAGGCCTTCTGCACTACAGCACCCTTCAGGAAGTGGCCTGACCGCTCTGCTGAGAACCAGCAAAACTCGCTACAGACATTCCAAGGACTGGACTTTACCTTGATTCAAGGGCGAGAGATGGGCTTTCTCACTGGCCAACTCGTCTGCCTGTGTTTGGACTTTCGTAATTATTTTTAGCAGTaattaaaagaagaagaaaaaaaggaaaaaaaatacccagAGTCCTCTGTGAGGAATATtctctattttaaatatttttagtatgTACTGTGTATGATTTGTTACCAATTTGAGgggatttatatatatttttagagattgtttttttaaatgctcttatTTTTCCAACAGCTAAAACAACACTTAGTGGAGCAGTCCTAGCTTTTCTTGCAGTCAGAGGTATTTTTGTATAGATAAAAGtaatttgtttaaagaaaaataaaataaaacggtGTGCATTAATTAGGAAGAAAAACTGTTAAACAGTGATTGGCATCAGGCTAAGCTTTGGTCAGCTGTGCAACCTAGGAGATGCAAGGGGTTAAAAACAAAATAGGCTTTATTTTTCTAACTTGGAAGTAGAGAGAGAGCCAGGAGGAGAatgtgttagttttattttttaaagacctTGAGCCTTAAAGCAGCGCTAATGAAAAGCCTTAAAAGcaaccctgtaatattttttttccctcgaAATTCTTATACGACTGCCTTCCAGTGCAAGGAGAAGACAGAGCCCAGAAGGGAGGCAGATCTGATTTCTGGGAAAACTTATGTCTGATTCTTTTACCAACAATCAGCAGCAGATTATGATGCCACAACCAGCATCaccctcctcagcttcctgcTTTGGACACCATGTGCAGGACAGATGCTGGAAGCCTCCCATCACCTCCCCAGCCCTTTAAAGAGCCTTGAGTGCaaacatttagggcctgatccaaagcctattaaagacccctattggcttcagtgggctttggctgaAACCCGTAGGGCACATTGGAAACATCagacacattttaaattatttattttgtgagAAAAGCCAATGTTatcaagattttctttttaaaatctccctTCCATTTTTTTAACTCCTTTAAACGCAATTAGATTTGTTGGAGTCTTATTTGGAGGGTACGATGCCTGTTAAATTATGATCTAAACTGTAACCAGTTCGTTATTTATCTCTaattcctttttattattattattattattattattattctttggaATCTGTGTCCTAGGTTTGTACAAACGCggcctcttcctttttttcttttgttttaaggaTAAACTGGAATTTTGTTTTGTACAAACTAGAGATTGCAAATGTAGTGTATCACTGAATCATTTGCCTTGTTTTCTGCCTCAGCTCTTTTGGACACACaaacgtgtgtgtgtatgtgagacaCAAGACACTATTGACAAAAGCATGTGTGTCATCCTGCTAACCTTCCACCCCTTGATATTGTCTTGAGGTGGGGACTTTGGTGAAGCTGTGGCTGAACAGTTaagaattgctttttaaaaaagacagcaaacttttttttatttaaaaaaaatgatatatttgTTAACAGTTGtgggagttttttttgttttgggggtattttttttttagggattcagtagaaaaaaaatcttaaagcaCTCATAATATGGCCTCTTTCTATTTCTGTATAAAAGCAGatctttttaaagtatttctgtAACTTAAAAgacctgtcatttaaatcataTTTTGTCTTTAGgtaagtttgttttattttgttttgtttgcaagaCCATTTGTTCTCTTTGTGAAACTTACCTTTTTTGTATATTATTGTTTGCAATAAAtatacattgtattaaaaatttaaaaaagcaactgTGCATATTTTATTAAGTGCATCCACGAAAGAACAGTGAGACGTTAAAGCTAGAGTGGGTTTTTTAAACAGTGACTTGTATACTTTTGTCTCTTTTGATTAACTTTTATCACTATATGGTCTTGGGACCTGAACCTGCTtaactgggcccaatcctgaaatgGTTCTttatacaaaactcccattgaagtcaggcaACTGTGTCAATTTCCTCCTGCTACTGTGATAGCCCCATATGGTCAGCGTTAATCCCATGGCAAGATAGGTAATTTAAATAGAAGGCTACCGGGTTCCTACTACCTCTCAGGAAAGCCAGTGTGAAAAACCTTCAAAAGCTGCATTCATATTAATGTGTTACAGTAACACATTACAGTTGGTAAGATACACTTGTGTCCTGCACACATAGACTCATACGCAAGTTTGGGGTCTCAGCCCAATTCCTGGTGGCCAAGTGTCTATCTCACAAACATCACAGTCATATCTCAGGTTAATTGCTGCCAGAGTGGATGAAGAGGACCATAGTGAGAAATGGAGCTAGAATTCCCTTCCTACTCTCTAGGAGGCAACCTTTTCAGCTCGAGAGGAGGCATATTTTAATGCATCCTGAGTGGGGCTGACAGGAGAGTGGGATTTGCATTGCTGCTGCTCATTTCTCTGCCTGTTGGGTAGATGAATGGAGGACTTGCCACAGAGTTGCCAGATGGTCTAAATGCACAAACCAAAGGTTAaacttggttttatttattttttgtgggggaggtggggagaagagggcaaAAGTGGAAAACAACAAGAATGAAAAAAGAAGCAACTGTCAAAGAAAACCAAAGACCAATTAATCCCTGGCATAACTCCAGGGAAGTGAAAGTGATTAAAAGAAACCGCTTGACTTGTCTCATCTAAAAATTAAGCATATTAACCTGAAAGGTGACAATGCACGTCACATCTCTACCCCCAGGATGGAGCTGAGCTTGGTTTGATGTGCACCGTCCATGCCTGCTTTTCAGTTTTAACCAATTCATATCACAGCGGGGCcgtgggggaggaaaggagatCGGACTCTTGTTAGGTTTGGCATGAATCATTCAGGGAGTTTCCAAGCTCATATGGACTTTCAGGTCATTTTCACTAAACAGATGATATCATCCCCTTCCCTGTGCAgcagaacagaacaggtatcagCCTCTGTACAGTGATGTCATGTTTCCTCCAAGTCAGGGGGAATGCTGGGAGTTTTAAAGGACACGTAGTCGCAGTTGTTAATTATATTTACTCTGAGACTTCAGCCTTCCTGCCAAACTGCTAGGAAGAATTTTtacccccctgccctcccaggaGCTGCACTTCCCTCAGGTTCATTTACTGCATCCTGGGCAGCTCACATGCCAATGGAAGGAAGTTAAGAGAAGGAGACAGAGGCTCTCAAGATAATACCAAGCAAGGGATACGCTTGCTTTTTCCACTTCCTCTGGCACCAGCAAGGGTTGGTTTCCTTCCATTCCTGATCCTGTAAATACTCGCACACATGAGTATTTTCACTGATATCAGTGAGGCTACTTGGGTGAGTAAGAGCTATTTACACGAGTAAgaattttgcaggatcagggccctagtcTTTCAAGGTTTTAGAACCCCAAATTAGGGCCCTGGGtgttttcctattgacttcaatgggagtaggagcAAGCCCATAAACCTTATTTCTGAGCTGGAACTTGGCAAAGGTCTCACCCCTTTCGCATGGTTCATGTCCATCAGCAAGACTGTGCCTTCACGTCCGTATATCTATATTGCTATGTCAGTACCTAAGTGTTCTTATTCAGCactctgtatttaaaaaatacctttGCTGCCCATCAGAGTGAGATGCTGACATCGCCAAGTGAAGCCAAGCTAACGGTAGGCTCAGCTGCATAAACCCTCATGAGCAATGCCAACAGGTACCACCGTCCAGGTCTGAAACACCTTCCTGGCCACCCTATGCTGTTAGTGCATCTCTCAGCGCCTCCTGCTAACCCAGAGCTATATAGTCACTGAGATCCACCAATGCACCTTCACCCTGATCGCAGCTCCTTCTGCTATTCCAGTGGTGGGAACCCTACACAGCactcaggcctgatctacagcCCCCATTGTTATTCTAGGGCTACCTTCGCCGCCACACACAGCTATGCAAACGCACCTTAAACCtgacaccctccaccccaccccccactatTCCAGGCTTAGGCTCTCTGCCAATGCACATCTAACCTGCAGCACCTGTTGCTGTTCCCTGTTGCTGAGCCAACCCTCTCCGAGTTTCTGTCTGGCTGAGAAATGTGTACTCATGGCTGGAGCTTGGTTTCATTACAGAGGTTAAAGGTTATTGCATGAACTCATTGTGTTACTTCACTCTTTTTGAAACGGCCCAGTCATTTACCTAGGAACACTGGGGCTAGTTCCTATGGATGTGCAGCAGCCAGAGTCTGGTTGGAAGGCGCAGCACAATCACAGAGACAGCCTCAAGCTGGGAATGGACACACATTCCACTACTCCTTAAGGGTTCCTCAGGAGCTGCCATCACTTACTGACCACAACACCTGTTCGGCAGTGTCCTTTCGCTACGCATTTGCCTGACAGGCTGCAACGGCCTTCATACCTCCCTACTGGCTGCTGTGCAGGAGGCAATCGCTCCTAGACTATCAGCACAACGTGGGGCGTTAAAGCGAGCTGTTCGGCCTTGGCATTTCCAAGCGGTTGGTGCCCATTAACAATCAAATTTCTGCCTGACCATTTCTTAGGTACTAAATGGCTGGTCTTgaaggcactagactgggagcCATGAGATCTGGATTCAACTCCccgctctgccacagactcactatgtgaccttgggcaagtcatttattcTCTCCGCACCGCAGtcgcccatctgtaaaatagggataataattaTAATGCTGCCTTTTCCCCCCGATCCGCTGACTgttctacttagattgtaagctctttggggaagaggcTGTCTCTTAAAGGTGTCTATACAGCCCCACTACAATGGGATCTTGGGGTCTCTAGCCACCAGTGTAATCTAAAGAATCAGTATCATCATCATAGACTGCTTATTTGTGTTACAAGTATCGCTTACAAGGACTATAACTGAAAGGGATTTGTTTACTCCATGCATTGAATAGTACTTGGGGAGAGCCAGCTTCAGAGAGGCAGTCTTTCCTAGTGGCTAGAGCGCACTGGTCTTGGCCTCAGAAAACCTGGTTCTATTCTTTGCCTGACCACAAACCTGCTGGGtgacacttcacctctctgctcctctgTTAACTCCTCCATAAAACAGGGGTAACGAAACCAACCTCCTTTGTGAAGGACTTTTAAATCCGCTGATATAAAGTGCTATGAAAGGACTGGGTATTATTATTTGTTCATCTGGAT
Proteins encoded in this window:
- the SOX9 gene encoding transcription factor SOX-9, producing MNLLDPFMKMTDEQDKCISGAPSPTMSDDSAGSPCPSGSGSDTENTRPQENTFPKGDPDLKKESDEDKFPVCIREAVSQVLKGYDWTLVPMPVRVNGSSKNKPHVKRPMNAFMVWAQAARRKLADQYPHLHNAELSKTLGKLWRLLNESEKRPFVEEAERLRVQHKKDHPDYKYQPRRRKSVKNGQSEQEEGSEQTHISPNAIFKALQADSPQSSSSMSEVHSPGEHSGQSQGPPTPPTTPKTDVQPGKQDLKREGRPLQEGGRQPPHIDFRDVDIGELSSDVISNIETFDVNEFDQYLPPNGHPGVPATHGQPGQVTYSGSYGISSTSATQAGAGHVWMSKQQPQPQQPPPPQAQPQPQHTMTTLSSEQGQSQQRTHIKTEQLSPSHYSEQQQHSPQQLNYSSFNLQHYSSSYPTITRSQYDYTDHQSSNSYYSHAASQSTSLYSTFTYMNPTQRPMYTPIADTTGVPSIPQTHSPQHWEQPVYTQLTRP